From a single Leishmania major strain Friedlin complete genome, chromosome 27 genomic region:
- a CDS encoding conserved hypothetical protein (previous protein_id=AAZ09767.1) codes for MSESTVLNVSATEKKGYKSCDAARAAFRAGDVEASRREHMKEMPQENHNVSASEYVKSLVFGGLDGIMTTFAIIAAAAGSGGNKATVLIFGFSNVIADGFSMGFGEYVSGEAERENAISERRREEWEVENSFDLEIDEMVQIYMAKGLSFDDAHTIVGIISKDPKMFVDFMMVEELGLLMDMDDAHGPKKQGVVMFASFMFFGSIPLLAYLPGKGQGVDFVFFVSCFLTMASLVFLGSVKGYLVGVSMGRSAVLMVLNGLISGIVSFMAGHLIQMALSSGAEATTSLPV; via the coding sequence ATGTCTGAATCTACCGTGCTGAATGTGTCGGCAACAGAGAAGAAGGGCTACAAGAGCTGTGATGCGGCTCGCGCCGCCTTCCGTGCcggcgacgtggaggcgTCGCGTCGTGAGCACATGAAGGAGATGCCGCAGGAGAACCACAACGTGAGTGCCTCCGAATATGTGAAGTCCCTCGTGTTTGGCGGTCTGGACGGCATTATGACCACTTTCGCCATCattgctgcggcggccgggAGTGGGGGCAACAAAGCCACCGTACTCATTTTCGGTTTCTCCAACGTCATCGCCGATGGCTTCTCTATGGGATTCGGCGAGTACGTCTCTGGCGAGGCTGAGCGGGAGAACGCTATCtcggagcggcgccgcgaggAGTGGGAGGTGGAAAACTCGTTTGACTTGGAAATAGATGAAATGGTGCAGATATACATGGCGAAGGGGCTCTCTTtcgacgacgcgcacacgaTTGTCGGCATCATCTCCAAGGACCCGAAGATGTTTGTGGACTTCATGATGGTTGAGGAGCTCGGACTTCTGATGGACATGGACGACGCTCACGGCCCCAAGAAGCAAGGTGTCGTGATGTTCGCATCCTTCATGTTCTTCGGCTCCATCCCTCTCCTAGCGTATCTTCCAGGCAAAGGCCAGGGCGTAGACTTCGTTTTTTTCGTGTCCTGCTTTCTCACGATGGCCTCGCTGGTCTTCCTGGGCTCGGTGAAGGGTTACCTCGTCGGCGTCAGCATGGGTCGCTCGGCGGTGCTTATGGTGCTCAACGGCTTAATTAGCGGTATCGTCAGCTTCATGGCTGGCCACTTGATTCAGATGGCGCTCAGTAGCGGGGCCGAGGCCACGACTTCCTTGCCTGTGTAA
- a CDS encoding conserved hypothetical protein (previous protein_id=AAZ09764.1), translating to MLRSSLRYGVHKVGYTHPHHLPVPCAQRWDLRLARARIFQEYIEEKAPGAWQLEDERHMSPEFNTFTGYPMRNLRPGYGQNLPEFIMKKRLPNNTHYELFARRDIPNEDNAMYGKLLYDMTIHGTSLPSIYRMHKDINKAQRNDRKLSGNRFKVLNSSGAKSPPSGFEAIPDAVEEEDD from the coding sequence ATGCTCCGTAGCTCTCTGCGCTACGGCGTTCACAAGGTGGGCTACACTCACCCTCACCACCTCCCGGTCCCATGCGCGCAGCGTTGGGACCTCCGActcgcacgtgcgcgcatctTTCAGGAGTACATCGAGGAGAAGGCACCGGGTGCGTGGCAGTTGGAGGACGAGCGCCACATGTCACCGGAGTTCAACACTTTCACCGGGTACCCAATGCGCAACTTGCGGCCAGGCTACGGCCAGAACCTGCCAGAGTTCATCATGAAGAAGCGCTTACCGAACAACACGCACTACGAGCTGTTTGCCCGCCGCGACATCCCCAACGAGGACAACGCCATGTATGGAAAGCTTCTTTATGACATGACCATTCACGGCACGTCCTTGCCATCGATCTATCGGATGCATAAGGACATCAAcaaggcgcagcgcaacgaCCGAAAGCTGTCTGGCAATCGCTTCAAGGTGCTCAACTCTAGCGGTGCCAAGAGCCCGCCCTCTGGCTTTGAAGCGATCCCTGACGCTGTAGAGGAAGAGGATGATTGA
- a CDS encoding putative proteasome alpha 7 subunit (previous protein_id=AAZ09765.1), which translates to MAGTGSGHDQSTDVFSAEGRVFQVEYAGKAVDNSSTAVAACCKDGVVVAVEKIHTSRMLEKGSNNRIHAVDRQAGICICGLLPDGRAIVSRARQEAENSRDIFATPIRGSVLANRVGEFMHVYTTHFAYRPFGCSAIIASYADDGPQLFVSDPSGTVAGYYGVALGKAKTVAKSELEKLDFSNLTCDDAVVKLANILHDVHDKQKDKLYDVEVAWVCDKSDRKFVHVAADMIPSETSN; encoded by the coding sequence ATGGCGGGCACAGGCAGCGGTCACGATCAGTCGACGGACGTCTTCTCGGCCGAAGGTCGCGTGTTCCAGGTGGAGTACGCCGGCAAGGCTGtcgacaacagcagcaccgccgttgcGGCGTGCTGCAAGGACGGCGTTGTGGTTGCGGTAGAAAAGATTCACACGAGCCGTATGCTGGAGAAAGGCTCGAACAACCGTATCCACGCCGTGGACCGCCAGGCCGGCATTTGCATCTGCGGTCTTCTCCCGGACGGGCGCGCGATTGtctctcgcgcgcggcaAGAGGCGGAGAATAGTCGCGACATTTTCGCCACCCCCATCCGTGGTTCAGTGCTGGCCAATCGCGTGGGGGAGTTCATGCATGTGTACACCACCCACTTTGCGTACCGCCCTTTCGGGTGCTCGGCCATCATCGCGTCGTATGCTGATGACGGGCCGCAGCTGTTCGTTAGCGATCCCAGCGGCACGGTGGCCGGGTACTACGGCGTTGCGCTCGGCAAGGCCAAGACAGTGGCAaagagcgagctggagaagcTCGACTTCTCCAACCTCACTTGCGACGATGCGGTAGTGAAGCTGGCCAACATCCTTCACGATGTGCACGACAAGCAGAAGGACAAACTTTATGACGTGGAAGTTGCGTGGGTCTGCGACAAGTCGGATCGCAAGTTTGTTCACGTGGCGGCTGATATGATTCCATCGGAAACGTCGAACTGA
- a CDS encoding conserved hypothetical protein (previous protein_id=AAZ09769.1) yields MSSGAVGRGSFHSVVAGANPRRIPTYYNSAYELIQLHRAHREVTRNFLVRDKVFDNKFPGCSLANGLFKMVPNKRGNFHTRELTESIRHRTIWGQRIQQQRTINAAILEDATKVLSPAQMEDRFSYRTPDAAAYFSPQEYTAANNWPNYWQHPTEKHVVPKPRWRREPELGGITRVRDAVATPIADY; encoded by the coding sequence ATGTCCAGTGGAGCTGTAGGCCGCGGTTCATTTCACTCGGTTGTAGCCGGAGCGAATCCGCGCCGTATCCCCACTTACTACAACTCTGCCTATGAGCTCATCCAGCTTCATCGTGCTCACCGCGAAGTGACGCGGAACTTCCTCGTCCGTGATAAGGTGTTCGACAATAAGTTCCCCGGTTGCTCGCTAGCCAACGGTCTCTTCAAGATGGTTCCGAACAAGAGAGGCAACTTCCACACGCGAGAGCTGACGGAGTCTATTCGGCATCGCACAATATGGGGACAACGcattcagcagcagcgcaccatcAACGCGGCCATTCTTGAAGACGCCACGAAAGTGCTCAGTCCGGCGCAGATGGAGGACCGCTTTTCGTATCGCACTCCGGACGCGGCAGCATACTTTAGCCCACAAGAGTACACGGCGGCCAACAACTGGCCCAACTACTGGCAGCATCCAACAGAGAAGCATGTAGTGCCAAAGCCGCGCTGGCGTCGTGAGCCGGAGTTGGGCGgcatcacgcgcgtgcgtgacgCCGTAGCAACCCCCATTGCAGATTATTAG
- a CDS encoding kinetoplast-associated protein-like protein (previous protein_id=AAZ09770.1), with protein MPRYTTRATSKNTNRRGLSSRDETKRCVNMTLSEEEVQKSVSMQRHTNPKSTAHLQAEAEEAARLQAEAEEAARQQAEAEEAARLQAEAEEAARLQAEAEEAARQQAEAEEAARLQAEAEEAARLQAEAEEAARLQAEAEEAARLQAEAEEAARQQAEAEEAARQQAEAEEAARLQAEAEEAARLQAEAEEAARLQAEAEEAARQQAEAEEAARQQAEAEEAARLQAEAEEAARLQAEAEEAARQQAEAEEAARLQAEAEEAARLQAEAEEAARLQAEAEEAARQQAEAEEAARQQAEAEEAARLQAEAEEAARLQAEAEEAARQQAEAEEAARQQAEAEEAARQQAEAEEAARLQAEAEEAARLQAEAEEAARLQAEAEEAARQQAEAEEAARLQAEAEEAARQQAEAEEAARLQAEAEEAARLQAEAEEAARLQAEAEEAARQQAEAEEAARQQAEAEEAARLQAEAEEAARLQAEAEEAARQQAEAEEAARLQAEAEEAARLQAEAEEAARLQAEAEEAARQQAEAEEAARQQAEAEEAARQQAEAEEAARLQAEAEEAARLQAEAEEAARLQAEAEEAARLQAEAEEAARLQAEAEEAARQQAEAEEAARLQAEAEEAARQQAEAEEAARQQAEAEEAARLQAEAEEAARQQAEAEEAARQQAEAEEAARQQAEAEEAARQQAEAEEAARLQAEAEEAARQQAEAEEAARLQAEAEEAARLQAEA; from the coding sequence ATGCCCCGCTACACGACCCGTGCCACATCCAAAAACACAAACCGTCGAGGTCTCTCCTCTCGCGACGAGACAAAAAGATGTGTGAACATGACCCTTTCCGAAGAAGAAGTGCAGAAGTCGGTGAGTATGCAGCGCCATACGAACCCGAAAAGCACAGCCCACctgcaggccgaggctgaggaggctgctcgcttgcaggccgaggctgaggaggctgcccgccagcaggccgaggctgaggaggctgctcgcttgcaggccgaggctgaggaggctgcccgcttgcaggccgaggctgaggaggctgcccgccagcaggccgaggctgaggaggctgctcgcttgcaggccgaggctgaggaggctgcccgcttgcaggccgaggctgaggaggctgcccgcttgcaggccgaggctgaggaggctgcccgcttgcaggccgaggctgaggaggctgcccgccagcaggccgaggctgaggaggctgcccgccagcaggccgaggctgaggaggctgcccgcttgcaggccgaggctgaggaggctgctcgcttgcaggccgaggctgaggaggctgcccgcttgcaggccgaggctgaggaggctgcccgccagcaggccgaggctgaggaggctgcccgccagcaggccgaggctgaggaggctgcccgcttgcaggccgaggctgaggaggctgcccgcttgcaggccgaggctgaggaggctgcccgccagcaggccgaggctgaggaggctgcccgcttgcaggccgaggctgaggaggctgcccgcttgcaggccgaggctgaggaggctgcccgcttgcaggccgaggctgaggaggctgcccgccagcaggccgaggctgaggaggctgcccgccagcaggccgaggctgaggaggctgctcgcttgcaggccgaggctgaggaggctgcccgcttgcaggccgaggctgaggaggctgcccgccagcaggccgaggctgaggaggctgcccgccagcaggccgaggctgaggaggctgcccgccagcaggccgaggctgaggaggctgctcgcttgcaggccgaggctgaggaggctgcccgcttgcaggccgaggctgaggaggctgcccgcttgcaggccgaggctgaggaggctgcccgccagcaggccgaggctgaggaggctgcccgcttgcaggccgaggctgaggaggctgcccgccagcaggccgaggctgaggaggctgcccgcttgcaggccgaggctgaggaggctgctcgcttgcaggccgaggctgaggaggctgcccgcttgcaggccgaggctgaggaggctgcccgccagcaggccgaggctgaggaggctgcccgccagcaggccgaggctgaggaggctgcccgcttgcaggccgaggctgaggaggctgcccgcttgcaggccgaggctgaggaggctgcccgccagcaggccgaggctgaggaggctgcccgcttgcaggccgaggctgaggaggctgcccgcttgcaggccgaggctgaggaggctgcccgcttgcaggccgaggctgaggaggctgcccgccagcaggccgaggctgaggaggctgcccgccagcaggccgaggctgaggaggctgcccgccagcaggccgaggctgaggaggctgcccgcttgcaggccgaggctgaggaggctgcccgcttgcaggccgaggctgaggaggctgcccgcttgcaggccgaggctgaggaggctgcccgcttgcaggccgaggctgaggaggctgcccgtttgcaggccgaggctgaggaggctgctcgccagcaggccgaggctgaggaggctgcccgcttgcaggccgaggctgaggaggctgcccgccagcaggccgaggctgaggaggctgcccgccagcaggccgaggctgaggaggctgcccgcttgcaggccgaggctgaggaggctgcccgccagcaggccgaggctgaggaggctgcccgccagcaggccgaggctgaggaggctgcccgccagcaggccgaggctgaggaggctgcccgccagcaggccgaggctgaggaggctgcccgcttgcaggccgaggctgaggaggctgcccgccagcaggccgaggctgaggaggctgcccgcttgcaggccgaggctgaggaggctgcccgcttgcAAGCCGAAGCttga
- a CDS encoding conserved hypothetical protein (previous protein_id=AAZ09768.1), with amino-acid sequence MHDSVDGFWAACSGCGVTSKRLSIHKTAVAASPIGLVAGEAVKHGSPLINVPYNSVFNGQTLRGDVLPRALPSLRKMLLFLTRRGRMGVVTAHSLWLACFVACYRQQCAVTNEAERWLLQPLLSSSVYPPLPNLFLERNKFACPSLRANSASELEVMERRVEDELDLTYSMLRHYMKRRGVSSKLRPSRDMLVQAHRTVMQRALLLPWNGEPSAPAELSELIETSTDLPLVPSLVPAIDLIRAAPLHSRAEAEEDEEAQSSGNCAIFTCVQSDFLSSSSRRRIIVETAPLAARRVVVCATKPLKEGTELLMEFE; translated from the coding sequence ATGCACGATTCCGTCGACGGTTTCTGGGCCGCGTGTAGCGGCTGCGGTGTTACCAGCAAGAGGCTGTCTATCCACAAGACGGCAGTGGCTGCCTCGCCAATCGGTCTCGTCGCCGGCGAGGCGGTCAAGCACGGAAGTCCGCTCATTAATGTTCCGTACAACTCCGTCTTTAATGGGCAAACGCTGAGAGGAGACGTACTGCCTCGCGCGCTTCCGTCGCTTCGCAAGATGTTGTTGTTCTTGACGCGGCGAGGTCGGATGGGTGTGGTCACCGCACACAGCTTGTGGCTTGCGTGCTTTGTGGCGTGCTATCGTCAGCAGTGCGCCGTTACCAACGAGGCAGAGCGGTGGTTGCTGCAGCCACTGCTGAGTAGCAGTGTGTATCCCCCGCTGCCGAACCTCTTTTTGGAACGCAATAAGTTTGCGTGTCCTTCTTTGCGTGCCAACTCTGCATCAGAGTTGGAAGTGATGGAGAGGCGTGTCGAGGATGAGCTCGACTTGACTTACTCGATGCTCCGACACTACATGAAGCGCCGTGGTGTGTCGTCGAAGCTGCGCCCGAGCAGGGATATGCTGGTACAGGCGCACCGCACCGTCATGCAGCGCGCACTGCTGTTACCGTGGAACGGGGAGCCATCCGCACCGGCGGAGCTTTCCGAGTTGATCGAGACATCAACCGACCTTCCCCTCGTTCCGTCTCTCGTGCCTGCCATTGATCTGATACGAGCGGCTCCTCTGCACTCCCGcgccgaggcagaggaggatgaagaagcgcagagcagcggcaactgCGCCATCTTTACGTGCGTACAGTCGGACTTTTTGTCTTCGTCGAGCAGGCGCCGAATAATTGTggagacggcgccgctggcggcccGTCGGGTGGTGGTTTGCGCTACGAAGCCACTCAAGGAGGGTACGGAGCTGCTGATGGAATTCGAGTAG
- a CDS encoding conserved hypothetical protein (previous protein_id=AAZ09766.1), protein MESRGRVLGAVRTLSEAVSAQGKCENSRRLVIQVVSGGCESFSLHQLEQALCYFTNRNSNYTNVYEDEFHVLAEETLNNLIRSILVYDDFSGFFGDAEVYSLSMAFQYNLSVEALTLRGIDISDEAICSLCEALVRSRVNYIDLSNTPLEDEAGRSIAALAHINPYLRTVIVDDTLIADDVLDEIDVACQFNQSNFEGNKGEVDESMLRPADLGRLKHRLQQIVRAQEKKVHYCVAHLFGCCPNGEMCLYSHSLGKSGMDETDTSLSAKISELFVNGGNWEERLPPRPTDGPSWRNPEDEVKRTPRANNARRRREQASNTPAPAQQTRWSPLLSGLAGMCCGFLAVGLVGVVARRLAPRSSPG, encoded by the coding sequence ATGGAGTCGAGAGGCCGTGTTCTTGGTGCGGTACGCACACTCTCTGAAGCCGTGTCGGCGCAAGGCAAGTGCGAGAACTCGCGTAGGCTAGTAATTCAGGTCGTGTCAGGCGGCTGCGAGTCGTTTAGCTTGCACCAGCTAGAGCAGGCGCTGTGCTACTTCACGAATCGCAACAGCAACTACACAAACGTATACGAGGATGAGTTTCACGTGTTGGCAGAGGAGACTCTGAACAACTTGATCCGATCCATTCTTGTTTACGACGACTTCTCCGGCTTCTTTGGCGATGCCGAGGTGTACTCCCTCTCCATGGCGTTTCAATACAACCTTTCCGTGGAGGCACTCACGCTGAGAGGCATCGACATCAGCGACGAGGCGATTTGCTCCCTCTGCGAGGCGCTCGTGCGGTCCCGTGTGAACTACATTGACCTCTCAAACACCCCATTGGAGGATGAAGCAGGCCGGTCTATCGCCGCCTTGGCCCACATCAACCCGTATCTGCGCACCGTCATCGTGGACGACACCCTCATCGCCGATGATGTGCTGGACGAGATCGATGTTGCCTGTCAGTTCAACCAGAGCAACTTTGAAGGTAATAAGGGAGAGGTGGATGAATCAATGCTCCGCCCCGCTGATCTCGGTCGCTTgaagcaccgcctccagcagaTCGTTCGAGCTCAGGAAAAGAAGGTGCACTACTGCGTTGCACACTTGTTCGGATGCTGCCCGAACGGCGAGATGTGCCTCTACTCTCATTCCCTTGGGAAGAGCGGAATGGACGAGACTGATACGTCGCTCTCTGCAAAGATCTCGGAGCTGTTCGTTAACGGTGGCAACTGGGAGGAGCGGTTGCCACCGCGCCCTACTGACGGTCCTTCGTGGCGCAATCCAGAGGACGAGGTCAAGCGAACTCCTCGCGCCAACAACGCACGACGTCGAAGAGAACAGGCCAGCAACACCcccgcgccggcgcagcagacacGATGGTCACCGTTGCTGAGTGGACTGGCGGGGATGTGCTGCGGTTTTCTTGCTGTGGGGCTTGTGGGCGTTGTTGCACGACGTCTGGCACCCCGCTCCTCACCTGGTTAG